GCTACTATAGATGTACTTGTCACGATCCCACAGCCAACAGCTCTTCTTTGGAAAGACGTCCATTCACAGCAGCAGGCTTTGGATCCAACCCTCAATGTCTTGCCATTGAAGTGTAGCAGCGCCAACATTTGGCTCCCATTTTCCTGGCCTGACAAAGTCACCGGTACAGAACACAACCTGGACTAAGGCCCCGGGCAGAGAGGCACGTTCAGCACGGTCTTGGTTAAACTCTTGTGGGACCCATCAAATGTGAAAGCGCGAAGAGGCAGGTTGCATGAGCGGGCACACGCATGCACCTGGATGGTGGAGAGTCCAGCTTTGATCTCATCATGGTTAGCCCTTTGGCATCAGACCCCTTTGGTTTCTGTGCAGAGCCTTACAACTCCCAGTTACCTGGAGAAGGCGAATAAAACCTCACCGAGAATTGTATTTCTTTAACCCTTTGACTGCTGAGCTTCCCACCTCCCGTGAACAACCCTGTGTTGCCAATGTAAACACAAGCTAGGCTGAACTGGTTGGGCCATCAGGCTGCCCAGGAAATGGTGCCTGATGGTGTGTCAGGCATGTCCGGTGTGCTCAGCAATGAAAGACAGCAGGGCCTGCGAGCGGTGCCGGGTGTGCCTGGCCGTGCCATGAGCGAGCATCCTGTGATGTGCCAGGGGCATGCTGAATTGGGAGCACGGCCGGGTCTGCGGGCGGTGCTGACCCGCGGCACGCTGGGGATCAGGGGCGCGGTTCCATGTCTCTTCATTGCAGCTATGTTGCTTTTACATCTGTGCCTGGACAGTTCTCAcgctctctctgccccagcccatccCCCCCGTCAagccgtgcacacacacacatacacagagtggAGAACTGGCCCCGCAAAGGCCTCTAGAATGACCAGGGATTAGTTTGGATTTACCATTGTTTCTAGTGGGGAATGCCATACCGTTGCTATGGTAACTCAGTAAATACCCAGTGTTACCATCATTTGGAGGCTTCCTTCACGGTAAGCAGGATGTTGATCTCGTCTCATTTAAGCAGCTGCCTCGCTCCCGTGGCCCAGATCACGAGCCACTGGGGCCGTGGCCCCAAGACCGTGTCAGAGCCTAGGTGGCATTTCCCAACGTTTAGTTCCCATTGCCCTTAGCCGCATGGAGAACAGACATGTTATGCCCAGGAATGGAAAGCTCAGACATTTCAAATCAAGGGGCCCACGGGATTAAGTAGCAGTGGGAAACACAGAAGATATTAAATCAAGGTCCTCTCTGCTCATTCCTGGTCCCTGTCCAGGTGGAAGTTAAGGATAACTCCAGCCTCCGGGCTAACAACGTGAGAGCTGTTGCTCTTCATGTAATGGCAGTTGTGTTTCCCCTGTGCAGGCCTGGCCTAACTCATTACTTTGTAAACTAAAATGCTTTGAAACGCTCTATGGAAAGGAGAATACTCCAGCGCATGGAGCAGAGCAACTAGGAGTCAGGCCTGTAGGGTTCCGTTCCTTCCTCTGTCACTGacttaggacctgattctccatcgCCTTGTACCTCATGCTGTCATTCCCATGGtctgagcccccagccctgcctgtacTACCGCAAAGTCCCCAGGTGCCTTCAGCCCCAGCACCTTATCAAGCTGCACTGGAAAGATGCTACCCAGCCTGAGACGATTCTGCCGAAAGAACATCAGCAGTGGAATGTACCTTTCCAAGCTGCATCACTGTATCGTCAGCATTTTTCTATCTCCCATTAGCTCCTCTGAGTGCAGAAACAGGGATGTAGGCAAAGGTTACAGCTTCCCACTGCCTCTCTGTGGTCTCAGAAACTTGCAAGCGTCCACCACTTTCCCACACCACAGCCTTACTCATCTTATGACTTAGCCCCGTCTCTGGTTTGCTCACGTAAAGCTGGTTTCAAACCCAAGATGTAAACAGAAGCCCTGCACCAAGAGCCGTGCTATGCTTCATGCAATGAGGTTGTGGTGGTCACAAGATGTCTAGGGAGAGGAGCGAGTTATACAGATCAGCCTGAAACTGAGAAACTAAAACCTCATGCTGCAGCACCCCAGCAAGCACGTGAGTCTGTCTGGTTTTTGTTAAGGGTTCTGTGGGATTTTATCTTGTCCATTTGTTTTCCATCTGACGCTATTTACTTTATTCAGCATATTCATCTCTCTTTTTGTAGAGGACCTACCTCTGTAATGTGATGCGCTGAGGACGTACACAGTATGTTACAGAGCACAGAATAAGAGATGGTCCATGCCTTGAGGAGCTCCCCATCTCACGCAGGAACAAAACCAGGGCCATGGctcaggacaggcagggagtgCAGGCAACGCTGCCAGTGAGGTCAGCGCAAGAAGGATTTATGGACCTAATAATGTCCTTAGCACGGATGGATGACATCCACACATGTAGAGTAAAGTCCATTTATTCCATGGATTGGTGCAATATCACAATTTATATGATGGTGATTTTGCTCACACATGTCCTATAAATACATTTATGTCACGCTTTTTCTATGTACATTGCATTCACCCTCctgttcctttttttccccataactTTTTCTTGCAACTCAAAAAGTGCAAACTTGGCAGCTTAAGTTTTGAGTTTTAGTGTCTCTAAAAGCAACAGCCAGCGAGCAATGGCTGCAGCTAGGTACAGCTAGGCAGCCTTTCTACACATAGCTTTGCTAGTCCCGAGCTGCAGCACCCGCCCCTTACCTTTCCCCCACTATTCTGGTCTCAGGACGCAGCTCACGAACCCCTGTGAGTTTCCCCTGCTGTTCCGTGCCTGGGTCCAACACATAGTACAGTCAAAGCACTCCTGTCTTGAGTTTTCccagtccttggcctccctcTCCTGGGCACTGGCTGCTAACTGTACCATAgtacacagagcttttctgctGCACGGAAATACCCCCTGAGAACACGCAAACTCACTGCAGTGGTGCTTTAAGTGGATTGTAAGCCAGTTCTCCCAGTGAGAAGGGGGAGTGCACTGCCCTGTTAGCCCTACTGCATCCCTTTGCACTTACATACCTAGGCACCGTTTAGGAATGTTCTGTCTAAGCAGTCTCAGCTGTTACAGGTGAGGATAAAATAACCCTATGCTGCCTTCTAGCTTTGAGTCTATAACCTATATCCAGAGGGTGGAACCAATCCAGACTGGCTGCTGAGTACTGAGAGGGgctcccttctccttctctcctcaCTGCACTTTCTCTCTGTGCGCTGGCTTGGAATTTGCATTCTCCTGTTTTGTTAACCATTTCCTCCCCATCTTTGGGCGAGGAAGTGCAGAGGAGCTGCAACAGAACTATGGGGCTTGTGCTTGTTAAGGACATGGGGCGGGAGGGTCCTTCAGCACTGGTTTGCATCCAGCACGGATTTACCCTCTGGCGGCTGGTGAGGGTCTGTGTACCATGagcccagctcccagtgcccgGATGTCCCTGTCACACAGAGCACCACAGTAACGGACTCCATGTTGGCAATCTCTGGAGAGAGGTCAAGGGCTGAATGGACCACCCAGACTGAACTGGCCTGCAGCCCTGGAATAGGGGCCTCCCTAGAGCAGGGTGGAGGCATATTGCAACCTGGGACTGATCCTGGCTGGACCCTGTCAAAGGGCACCAATCTAGCCCTTTCATTACAACGATATTAAGAAACCAGAACAAGGTGACAGGCCCAGAAAGGGGGTGACTGGCTGCCTGGGGGTGATGCCATGTCACTCCCAAGAGCTGTTAGCCAAAGGGCCTTCCTCTGAAACCCAACACCTAGTACATTTCTGGGACAATTACACCAAATGCCTGCAACAAAGCAAGACTGACATGGCTGCGTTTGGCCCCCTCACTGTGCTAACGATGTTGATACAGTCCCATGGCCTTGCAAACCCAGAAGCCAAATGCACCCCTGTTTTTGCCACCTTACAtggatcccctccccccaagccaaATAAATTACTTTCACTGAACCCCACTTCCCTTCCTTGTTCTTCTCCTGTggctgggggagcttggggcatGGAGACGGGAGATCCCAGCTGTGAGGAGCCAGAGGTCACCAGCCCCTGCCCTCGCAGCGAGGGAGAGCGGCACGGCGCGAGTCGCTCAACGTCCAAAGCCACCGCATCTGGAAACCATTTTGACAGCTTTGCTCTCAGAAGTTGAACATTTCCTTTGCGGCCCCTGGCCTGCAGCTTCTCTGTTATTTCCGAGTAGCTCACCAGGTAAATACGAGGGGGCCATTTTGATTGGAGTGCATGAGATGAAGCCCAGACAGGGGCTTTCTGGGCCGCTGCACTCACTGAGGGGGACTCACCCATCCAGACTCCAGAAGAAGCTTTGTCACCAGTCGGAGTGGGTGACTAACCTAGCTCCCTTGGGTGCATTTGGGTGACACAGGGATTTCGGGTCCCAGGAGTATCAGCCTGTGCTTCCTGCCATGTCCTCGCCGGCATGGCTCAGGGAGCTGCCTGCTTCGCCCACTGTCTTTTTCTCCAGCGTGGTCTGAGGGAGGCCACCTCGGCCCTGGGCTCTGTTCTCACACGACCCCGTTGCGTATGGGGTGAGTCCGCACCCTGTAGATGATGACAGCCATGGCCGGGCACAGCACCATGGACGTCATGACAAGGATGGTGGCCAGGATGATCAGCACAATGACCCAGATGTCCAGGATGTGCTTGGGGATGGCAGACATGGTGGGATTTGGGCTGCTCGTGCCTTCCATACTCCTCCTCTCTGCCACAAAAAGAAAGAGTTACGGATAAAGCAGGGCACAGAACAGCACAGTCCAGAAAAGACCAAATAGTTCTATATTCCATCTCTTCCTTCCCACTCACCCCaggccttccccctcccctctccttcacGGTTCCCCCTATCCTACCcactcctcatcttccccatcccatctctAACCCCCTCCCTCTTCTCATTTACCCCTGGCACTACAGAATGGCCAACTGTCTCTTTCCATCTCACTCCTGGCCTTTCCCAACCTAGGCTGAAAATACAACTTTCCTCCCCTGGCCTCTCAGGTCACATTAAGGTCTCAGCCTCCTCCATCCCGCCCTTTGCTCTTTTATTCTTGACAGCAGTAGAGCAGGGCCACAAACAGGCTAAATGGCCTTTcgggtgagattttcaaacccTACCCTGCATGTCTGGAGCTTCTCTGGTGCTGCTGGCTAATGTATTTGGAAATCCTGCTTCAGTTTTAAACTTTTACAAACTTCAGTGCATCAAGGTACCTCCTTGGCACAGTGTATTACTTTTGCAGGCATCTGTATTTTGCAGCACGCTGTGCAATGTAGAAATGGCAGAAATGTAAACCCATGAACTTACATTTCAAACAAAGAAGCTTGGTTTGATGCTTAGAGAagggggctgggtgccaggagccttatttccatctcttccattgacttgctgtgtgtcACTGACTAAGTACCTTACAtactgtgtatatacatatataataaatGTATGTAACCCCATTTACCCGCTGATAAGTGGCCCTAGCAAAGCCGCTGTGAGGAGGCCCAGCGTATGCAAGGCTTGGATAAAAGCCGCTGTAAAAATACtaattgttaattatttattattatatgaCTTGAGACAACGAAGCAGTGACCCGGGCATTCTAGCCAGTTATACCGTGATGTGTGGGTTGCTGAGGAGTGGAAATCTTTGAAATTAGTGagaagaagagctcggtgtagctcgaaagcttgtctctttcaccaacagaagttgggccagtaaaagattttacctcacccatcttgtctctctaatatcccgggaccAAAATGGCTACAACAACCCTGCACAGGAGAAATGCAGCATCTGATTACCGCGGTATCAGTGTATATACTGTTTTAGGCTGGGAGTTTCAAATGAGATgaggggagttaggtgcctaaatccaccATACATTCAATGGAAGTTGGATACCTAATTCCTCTAAGCACTTTAGAAAATTGCAGATTTAAACTCAAGGCCCTGGCAGCCAGTGTCACGTCTGTTTGCACTGGGGATTAGGGATGGAATGTCCAACTGATGTATTCCATCCTAGATCTACTTTTCTAGCTTCTCTGCTGGATTCTGACAACACCGGGCTGTAGGATTCATGCCGTGGCATCATCCACTGGATTCTGCTGCCCTTGAGGCATCTCTCTTCCCATAATTGTGGCTTTCTGAGTCATGGAGTTAATAGTTTAATTACCAGAAAATTGTCAGAGGACACCATCAGGTAGGACTGATGGGCTGTGGTTTATCTTTCTGGTCTTTTATCCACCCCCGCACTATCTGCTCCTCTTTCATGTCTTTCCAGTCAACTCCAGGGTGTGCTAGTCTGCAGAGCaaacctccctctgcctcccccttcCTTCTGCAGAGCTTTCTCAGAGCTGAGCCCACAGTCTGGGTATTATCTTGTTCCCAGAGCTTAGTGGAGCAGTGCAATCTCTCTCTTAGGTccttatctggcccccatcatCATTGCATGTGAGCACCTCACActcttttaatgcatttatcctcacacacccctgtgaggtagggcagtgctacaTTTCCCATTTgactgatgggaaactgagatacTGAGCAGCtaaatgactcacccaaggtcacacagagagtctgtggcGGAGAAGGGAATTGAACATGGGCCTCCCAGTTCCTAGGTTAGAGTCCTAAACATTGGACAGCCCTTCCTTTCTAAAAGGGAGGGTCAGGGGGGAAGGACATTCAAAGTAGGGCCTGGCAAACCTTTGTTTAAACAGAACCAAACATGACAAAGACCTGTCTCTGAGGTTCTCGGACCCATCTGCTTATGAACAATCAAGGTGTGACAGAGTGAGCAGAGCTGATTGTAATTAAATCCTGAGGGATGTAGGTGACATTTGTTGGTGTAAGGGCTTTTACGCCAGCTAGACTGGTCTTCTGGCAGGGGACTGAGTCACTGGCTCTGCTTCTGGTCCCCCCAGGAACCCTTATCCTTCCCCATAGAGCTGGGGATAATGAGTGACCAGGAAGGGGAGAGATATGTCTTTCCCAAGCTCTGAGCAAAAACATTTCCCTGGATAAGCCGTGGGCCCAGACCAGGCTTCACCCACTCATGCATCACACACCTGTTTACGAAAGATGTGTCTGGAAGGAGGACTGGTTGAAATTGGCATGCGAGTGATGCAGGTCCATGCATTTCCAtgtggcaggggagaggcctCCTGATGTCATCAGCAGGTTCAGGCGTGTTTCAAGGCAAGAATTCGCTGGCCCGTTTCAACTGACGTTAAAAGCTACTCTTCCAGCGTAGTGGGGGCTTCGGTCAGCAAAGACGACCTACTCTATGCCCCAGCCCACCCAGAAATGCAGGGGGGACTGAGTCAAAAAACAGATCTCTGGGAAGAACAAGCTTCTAGTTGTGCAGCAGAAGAAAGTTACCTTGGTCAAGGTGTAGATCTAGTAACCCCAAAGATGACAAATGGTGCCCACActtaggggctgatcctgcaatccttactcatgtgagtggtcCCTGGGAAGTCCGTAGTCCCAAAGAGGTGCGTAGAGGCTATGGCGGTGGACATTCTAAGTAGGTATCAGCCTGGGAGAAAATGTATTTCCTCTTTTGCAGCCTCAGTGATGTGCCTTGTCCATCTCAGATGGCCCAGAGACACAGCTCTGATTCTCCTCCCCCTAGAGGGGACACTTAGAGTCCATCCCAGGTCAGCACTGAAAACTTGTTCTGTTTGAGGTGCGTGGATGAAATGCACAAGCTGATCTCCCTCTCCGGTGCACGTGCTAGTAAATGTTGGCCACCTCAGGCAAtcccagggagagagcaggatgGAATTATTTTGGCCCAAGCTCTaaatggatcatagaatcatagattttaaggtcagaggggaccactatgatcatctagtgtgaccttctgcacaacgcaggccacagaatctcacccacccactcctgtaacaaacccctaacctatgtctgtgctattgaagtcctcaaattgtggtttaaagacttcaaggtgcagagaatcctccagcaagtgacccgtgccccacgctgcaaaggaaggcgaaacccccccagggcctctgccaatttgctctagaggaaaattccttcctgaccccaaatacggtgatcagctaaaccctgagcatgtgggcaggaCTCACCAGCCAGACGCCCATGAAAatattctctgtagtaactcagatcccaccccatctaacatcccatcacaggccactgggcctatttaccgctaatagtcaaagatcaattaattgccaaaattaggttATTTCCATTCCCAGCACTATAAATATGGCATGTGCACCTGCCGGGACAAACCCCCTCATGGAGCCCTGGATGGCGCCCTGCGTGCTGTGTCACCCTGGAGCTTTATCTCTAGTGCTGATCAGCAAGTACTTCCACTATTTGCAGGAGCTTGTGTCACACTCATACCAGCAAAGGTAGCGCAGGAGGAACCAAGATGTCAAGCCTCAAGGGCCCTGCAGATAAAAGCCCTAATCTCAGCTAATGCTGGCTGCGGATGTTAGGTCAAGGCTCATGCAGATTCAAAGGTCAGGCTGCACCCACAGCAGAGCCTTGAAAGCATGTCTTGAAACCTGGGCTGTTTATGCAACCACTGTGCCTGGTAATTGGTGCAGGACAGCACATTCACCCTCTGCGACATGAATGCTCATTAGTGCTACGAAGACTCTGAAGACCCCACCAGCACTCTGCTTGGAATCACAGAGGTTAAAGATGGATGAGGCCTCGAAGGTCATCCAGTCCCTGTCCACTGTCACTGCTTGGGGCTCAAGACCAAGATTCAGTGGCACTGTATTTGTGTCCGAACTGCCTCAGTACTGATCTGCCCATAATGTAGCTTTATGATTTGCCAAAGGAAACACCCCATAGGAGAGCAGCACTCAATTTCTGAAAATGGCGCTTGTGGCAAAAATGCATACTCAGTGGAGCACCTAACGTGTGCAGTTCCTGCAACCAGGCATGCAGCTGTGGTCATGTGCGTGCAAATGGACACACAGACATCTAGATGGTCATCTGTAGGTGCATTTACCGTGATCCCATGCACATGTATGGTGATGGTGGATGCTAATTAGGCTCCAATTTGGCCAGGCTTAATTATGAAAATGTTATAGATTAAGTGGCACCGAGCAGGGTAAATCCCTGTGCTGTCATCTTTGGAGATCTGGGTTTGAAACTTAGCCTGCAGCAGGTTAAAAAAGGTAATGAAGGTTGGTGGCCTTAGTTTAGTGCCCACTAGATGGGTATCAACATCACCACTCGAAACAACACCTGGCTCTGCACTGGAATAACAAGGAGTGTTGCACCTTACAACTGAGATGCATAGGCAGAGGCTGAGAGAGGTGAAGGGTTTGGGGCGGGTTAGAATAAACGTCCATTGCCAGAATGGGACACTTGCATTGGATGCCTGATTCCAGCCAGCGCTGCCAGACCCTCGCTCTCCTGGGCACTGAATCTCATCCcagtttataaaatattaaatgtcaCCAGGGAGGAAGCAACCTGCACTTAGGACCAGatgttcctctcccttcccctttgtctggggtgagggcagggcccgaatgggagagggctcagggcagctTCCTACATTCTGTAGCAGTTCTGATTAGCAAGGTTTTGCACCATCATACTCACCCACTCCCGATCTCAGCCCTAGGAAGCCACATGTCAGAGGGTCTATTCCCCACCTCCTGGGcgtctcatagattcatagattcatagatatttaggtcagaagggaccattatgatcatctagtctgacctcctgcacaacgcaggccacagaatttcacccaccactcttacaaaaaaaacctcacacctatatctgtgctattgaagtcctcaaattgtagtttaaagacctcaaggagcagagaatcctccagcaagtgacccgtgccccatgctacagaggaaggcgaaaaacctccagggcctcttccaatctgccctggaggaaaattccttcccgaccccaaatatggcgatcagctaaaccctgagcatatgggcaagattcatcagccagatactacagaaaattctttcccaggtaacttggaccttaccccatctaaaacccatcacaggccattgggcctatttaccatgaatatttaattaccaaaaccatgttatcccatcataccatctcctccataaacttatcgagtttaatcttaaagcaagatagatcttttgcccccactacttccctcggaaggctattccaaaacttcactcctctgatggttagaaaccttcgtctaatttctaatctaaatttcctagtggccagtttatatccatttgttcttgtgtccacattggtactgagtttaaataattcctctccctctctggtatttatccctctgatatatttatagagagcaatcatatctcccctcagccttcttttagttaggctaaacaagccaagctccctgagtctcctttcataagacaagttttccattcctcggatcatcctagtagcccttctctgtacctgttccagtctcTCCTATCATTATCCAATATTTTGCTCTCATTCTCCCAGGAGGTAGCCTGGCATCCCAGCTGGGCTGTATAACAAACCCTGAGCTCCGTAACTACACACGACAAGGAGACTTTTCTTTTCAATTCTTTAACGTTAAACTTCTGTTAATgaattccgccccccccccacaccccaatttAGAGAAGTATCTGAGGAACATTGCAGGCTGGGCTTATTCTAACTCCACAAAGGAAAGGTGGCAATTGCTGACACTGCCCTTTTTGTGGAACAGGTCTGTAACCAGTTTTACTGCTAGCTGCTCGAATGTCAGAAAGAATTCTATCCACAGGGAGCTAATTTCCGAGTGGTCATATGTCTTCCCCCCCTCCAGCGCTAACACCAAAGCACTTACGCCAGGGACAGCGAGGAGAGCTGCTCTCATGGCAGAAGGCTGAGAGATCTCGGTGCCAAAGCAGCCATCATCCAATGTCATATCATGGCCAGCAACCCTGGTCTGAAATAAACCTACAGCAAAGGGAATAGActagattctgatttcatttatgcTGGTGTCAATCAATCACTTACTCCACGGACgtgtgaaagtgaatgaggatcCAGCCCAGGCAGGTTAAGGCTGCTGCAGGAACAGGAGCAGCGACTTTCTTAACTTTTGAACATTCATCTATAATCATCTTTCAAAGATGGTTCAGGAATAAATTAGTCACTTTTACTGAAGCATAGGGGGGACTATCTGACGTGGAGGCGTATGGGGGAACTAAGGATTGAGTTGCTACGAAAAGCTCCTGTTCGCCCTGTGGCTCTGTCTCTTCAGTGATTCGGATCAGAGACAGggagggcgggagggagggatagTCAAAAGGGGAAACTCAGTGACCGCAGAATGAGGCAAAAGCAAAATGTGATGATAAACAGGGAAGACATGGACACACAGAAGAGATGAGAAAATCACACGTGGCCCCTCACTGTTGGTGGCTAAAGATCTCAGCAACAGCACACATGCACCCGTGCTTTTCCTTTCTAGCATGAGTTGTGTTTTCAGAAGGCAGGACTGGGCTAAGGGACCAGGAAATAAGACTCTGTCAAGCTATTCTACCTGGGAGATTAATCAGATCCTCCTGCACTTGAGCATGTTTGAAATTCAGGGGCCAAATCCAAATTTTGCACCTGAAGATCATCTctaagaatgacaggtttcagagtagcagccgtgttagtctgtattcgcaaaaagaaaaggaggacttgtggcaccttagagactaaccaatttatttgagcataagcttccgtgagctacagctcacttcatcggatgcattcagtggaaaacactgtattttccattgaatgcatccgatgaagtgagctgtagctcacgaaagcttacgctcaaataaatttgttagtctctaaggtgcca
This window of the Eretmochelys imbricata isolate rEreImb1 chromosome 8, rEreImb1.hap1, whole genome shotgun sequence genome carries:
- the SMIM3 gene encoding small integral membrane protein 3 translates to MEGTSSPNPTMSAIPKHILDIWVIVLIILATILVMTSMVLCPAMAVIIYRVRTHPIRNGVV